From a single Thermoplasmata archaeon genomic region:
- a CDS encoding 4Fe-4S binding protein, translating into MPEAAAIAIRPSVRDNGIMAIDDMLCMHCGACVGTCPTNAIFLNEVYLTFNEDCTQCGMCVKVCPVGAIDYPRGHKLHTMK; encoded by the coding sequence ATGCCTGAAGCCGCGGCCATCGCGATCCGTCCCTCCGTGAGGGACAACGGGATCATGGCGATCGACGACATGCTCTGCATGCACTGCGGGGCGTGCGTCGGCACGTGCCCGACGAACGCGATCTTCCTGAACGAGGTCTACCTTACGTTCAACGAGGACTGCACCCAGTGCGGCATGTGCGTCAAGGTCTGCCCCGTGGGCGCGATCGACTACCCGCGCGGTCACAAGCTCCACACGATGAAGTGA